The window AAGTTTTTGTGTGGCCGCAGCCGCATTTCCATCCGTCTTTCTTGGCGGGTCAAGTCGGTAAAGCGCATGATAAAAGTGTGACTGGGATTAGAACCGTTTGGAATACTAAAGTCTGCACAGCATATGGAGGGTTCTTAATATACTAAATAATATATCCtgttggaataaaatgaaagccTCTATATTAATATGAGAAGTATAGGACGTAAGTATAATCTCTTTATTAAAAATCAGTGGTTTTCTTTAGACAATAACTTGGATCATTGATCTGTAAGATAAACGCGATGGCTCCTTGTCTCGCTACGTCTTCAGGAGCTGAGCAGCCAACTGGAGTCTCAGGGCAAGGTGGACCCGGCCTCCTTCCGGACCTTAGTGACCGCTCTGGCCCAGCAGGACCTGGAGACTGCAGAGAAATCTGATTTGGAGCAGTACACGAGTCGAGTACAAGCCTGGGAAGCCGAAAAGAAGCTACTGAtccagagagaaaaagagacgaAGGAGAAGTCcgagcaggagaagcaggaaaGGTTGGCTGCCAAGGCAGCAGCCCAGCAGGCGTAAAGCCTCTCGCAACATTGCTGAACTCTCCATTGAATGCGAACATTAATCCTGCGTCTATTTAGGAGATGATACAAGATTTGTGTCTCAAAATTCAGAAAGATTAACTTTCCTAACGTCACATCTCCTTGTGGTCATTGTTAATTCTGTATGTGGTCATTTGTTTTGTCCTTGTGATAAATATCATTCTGTTTTTATAGAATTAatagtgcaaaaataaatacatcaaaacatacctgctttttgttttaattttttttacaaattcacatgtcttctgtctttctgtcgGGGGCCTGTGGATGGTATCGTTATTGGAAAGTGCAGTCGTAGatcctgtttttctgtttgtgaaaATTTGTCATGACAAGTTTCTCACAGATGTATGAAAGTATCGCACAGAAGAATTTGCCGATAGCCACTCCCGGAGCAAAACCACAATCTGTGCCTGGAAAGAAACTCATTTCTGAACATTTAGATTGTACactgtttagaaaaaaaaaaggtcatatattgtatttttatcttAAACATACATACACATTGACTGCAAATGCAGTGAAGGCCTTTAAGAAGAATTTTCTTTTGCTCGTGCACGCAATGCATTCACATTATGTTGGAGCTACGCAGTATTCAAACCATGATGTTGGAAAACGAGCTGGTATGCAGCCCAGGACGAATGAGCAACACAAAATGCTCGATACGAGAGCACTTCCGGTCCTTAGTGACCGCTATTCTGTAGGAGCAGTCCTTCAGGTTTCTTGTGTGAGCATTTGAAAGTTTGGGATTTAGAAATACACAATACTATTTTCACTGTTGAAGATCATAATTTGgaggattttcttttagcaTCTGAAATTGTAACCTCTAATTTAACAAGTCCATCCAGAAATATCTTTTGTCTTATCGTTATCCTGTGAGCTCTGATTTAGAATCCCTGATTTCTAAGTATCAGACTGTTTAACCAGGTAACAGGCAGGCATGTAAACGCAGCTGATGAAGTCGGTCAGGTCAGCTATGGTGGGAAAGgcagacctgtgtgtgttttgtgaaagACGTAGGTTTTGAGGGGAAACGTGTCGTGGTTAACTTGAGATATGTAGAGATCACACAATCTGCAAGAACAAATAACGTATTAGACACTGAGTGTTGCCCTTGGGACAACTGCTGGAGTGcgaacacatttatctctgttGCATGCCATATTAAAGCCCTTCAATAGTAAATTCATAATGAAATCAAGCACATCATCTCATGTTTTGGGTTTTGTACATACTGTTCGTGCTGAACAAAGTAATTTTCTGATTAACCGCTTGTAGCAGAAACTAGATCTCTCATCGGCAGTTTATGCTTGTTACTTTAATCTAAATCTATAaagtctttttctcttttctaacATTAATGAGGATAATATTACTATTTCTATTCATCACATATTATTAGTGTGATTAATATCTACGACGGGAGAGTAATGAGTCTGTCATGTTCTGTGAAACAGATTCCAGATGATTGTGCTGCTCTTGGCCAGAATCTGCagacaaacatgtttattaatatttcattatcCATCAAGGTCAGCAGCTTCATAattaacatttcatgaaaacaaataaCGTTTAATTTATCTGTCTTTTCAATGTTCTGGCAGAGTTGAATAGCTCTCATACTAAACGGTTTTAAATTAAGCTGCTGTCCAGCTGTAATTGGACATATAGGAATTATCTGCTGTCAGATTAATTTTCCTCTGGTTTCCTAAATCAGCatctgatttatttaacttttctGGCATCGAAGTTGGAGAAGTATGGGAAGATTTTAAAAATTTGCTGCACAAACAATTCAGAAAAACAATGGCTTAACAGTGTGTCTGCAATATTTTTAAGTTTAACACAAAATTAGGCCACCTTTAATTCTGTAGTTTGTATAGTATCATACAAACAATTAGTTCTGGCAATACAGTACCTTGCTGATCACATAAGGCAAATCTATATATCTCAACATCAAAAGTCCGCATTTGGGTCccgtcatcatcttcatccacGCCACGCTTATCATGCATGAAACAAAACTCATTTGCATTCGTTCGGAAATAAAAATGAgctgaaacccccccccccccccccccagcactggTCATTTTAAACTGACTGCATAATATAAACTTCATCAGTGCtataaaatcccccccccccacggtgttTATGAGCAGCAAAGGTAATGTGGTCAGGTAAAGATTAGCAATAAATAGCACTAATGTAGTTTAGAATGTCTCTTTCTGTTAATTATTAACCCAATAATGTCCTCAACCACTGGTACCAAAGCTCACTGTAGTTAGAAGTCAATGGAACATGAACTGCTTGGATGAATGAACACATTTCCTATGATGCTGTTGGGCCGTGATGGACACCTGGGAGAAGAGACACATCTCCATGTCGTAAACTGTCTGCTCTCAACTAAGAGATGTTGCTGCTGGggactgacaaaaaaaaacactacagTATATGAACACAACTGTTGACATTAGAAGGTTGCTTTAAAATCATATATCATGTTTACAGAGTTCACACATAATTAATTTGAATTTCCAAGGAGCTTGTTTTTGTGAAATTGTATAACTTTATTGAAAATCAAGACATTTTGAGTCCTGCGATGAGTAATCAGAGGTTTCCTGTTTTCATGTTGACATCACAAGTCAAGCTTGGTGCAAACAGTTTACATCTGACTCACTGCACTGCAGCTTTTATTGTGCCAAGAAAGATTTCATGTGGGTGTTATCTGCAAATCTGCTAGAGCTGAGAATAAACACATACAAACAATCCTAAAGTTTACAATTAAAAACAAGCTGAAGGAGGGCAGCGGCACGCCAACCGGGGCTGACTGTCCAACGTGGGAATCCCTGAGTCCGGCGCAGTGACTGGACTCAGGGTATTTAGACTGACATATTTGTAAAGCGCTCCATCAAATAATGTGGACAACTATTTGATCTGGATTAAGAGTCAAGTTTCATGAATAAATGTTATCTTGGTTGGCATTTAAACTGAATTTATCCAGAAATCCAACATCAAAAGACCATGAGGCCGGTGTGTGTGCTTATTTTAATCCATTCACTAATCACATGTATATTGAAGCATTTtcaatattaaaacacacacacacatttgatctTGTGAAATGGTTGGGTGTGCACTGTGCAGGCATCCTGCAGGCTGGTTGGACGTGTCTGTGCCTGTTCACAGAGGTGTGTTCTACAAAATCATCCGCTCGGTTCAAGCATTAAGAGTTTAACTTTCATTGTTATGGTCATGGGTCAAAATAAGATTTATGTGTGAACAGCATCACAtcgtttacatttaaaataaataaaatatgtgacgCTTACATAATAAAAAAGACTGCTGATTCATTTCTGAAATCACTTTATGAACAGTTTTATTGTAGATGCTTAACAATGATatgcaaaacagcaaacaacttCTGTGTGCGCTCTGGTTCACCTCAGCAGCCTTTGTTCTGGTGTTAGAATAAGCCCAAATGCCATTGTTGCGCCAGAATGAGCAGCGCATCGCTGAAATGAAGGGGAGGGACTGAATCCTGCAGAACGCAGCGCCTCGCTTCAATAAAGCCATTTGTGTCCCTGtcctgtcccctgtcctctgtcctctgtcctctgtcctgacAACCGGCTGAGGAACTGACCAACGAACCAGCGGGAACCTTAACCctagatatttatttatatgatgCTCTCATCCCATCCCGGGAAGTTTCCGTTTGTTTCAACTAAAAGCGCTAAAAACTGTTTGGcaggtgtttttttgtttgtttttttaacaatgtTCCTCTGGCTCCTCTGAAGTGTTTTGGGTTCCTGCTCTGCACGGCACAAACCGGCCCTTAGAGAATCTGTTCCGTGCGTTTTGAGGATTCGGGGATGCGCACCAACCACTCGGCGGCTGGGAGGACCGCCATGGTCCCGACCATCCCATCCGTCATGTTCGTCTTCGGGGTCGTGGGCAACGTCATCGCCGTCGTGGTGCTCTGCAAGTCTCGCAAAGAGCAGAAGGAGAGCAGCTTCTACGCGCTGGTGCGCGGACTGGCGGTAACGGACCTCCTCGGCACGCTGCTGGCCAGCCCGGTCACCCTCGCCCTTTACGCGCAGGGCGCGTGGCCCGGAGAGGAGCCGCTGTGCCAGTACTTCGGCTTCACcatgctcttcttctctctctccggaCTCAGCATCATCTGCGCCATGTCCGTGGAGAGATACGTGGCGATCAACCACCCCTACGTCTACAACGACCACGCAGACCAAAGGCTGGCCGGATTGTCGCTCCTCGTCATCTACGTCTCCAATGCGCTCTTTTGCGCGCTGCCGATCGCCGGCTTCGGGCGGGTGAGGAAGCAGTACCCGCAGACTTGGTGCTTCCTGGAGTGGCGGAGCAACAGAACCAGCGACGCCGCCTACTCCTTCATGTACGCGGGCTTCAGCTCTCTCCTGATCCTCGCCACCGTCGTCTGTAACGTGATGGTGTGCGTGGCTTTGATTCGGATGCACAGGCGTTTCGTGCGCAGGACGTCGCTGGGAACCGACGTGGTGCGCAGCTTTGGGCGTCTGGCCGGTGCAGAGATTCAGATGGTCATTCTGCTCATAGGCACGTCGGCTGTGGTGCTCATCTGCTCCATTCCGCTTGTTGTGAGTTATCCGATTATTTCTACCCGTTACGCGCGACTATATTACGCAAATGTGGCGTTTCTTGTATAACTATTTGGAAACTAATGCCATGTGTTCCTTTCTATACACACACTGTGTCCTGAAGCCACTAATGTTAGTTAGTATTGGTTCTATTAAGAACGATTAATAATGACTATTGTTTTAACCAAGGAAATATCTGTGCATGTGGAGGAAGtaatttcctctcctttttcaCTATTCCTAAAGAAACACGGCTCATTGTCATCCTGTCTGTATTCTCTTTTTTCTTGCAGGCGCAGGTGTTCTGGAACCAGCTGTATAAGCCCCCAGTGGAGCTCCGGCTGGACAGGAACCCTGATTTACGAGCCATACGCTTTGCGTCTTTCAACCCCATCCTCGACCCCTGGATCTATATCCTTCTGCGCAAAGCTGTTCTTCTCAAAGTCATTGAGAAAGTCAAGTGCTTATTTTGCATGGTGGGAGCACAGAGGCAACAGAGACAGGGGAACTTCAACTGCATAGATGGTTATCAACTCTCCTTGGTCACCCCTAAGCGGGACTCACACTCCCTGGCTTCCCACAGCCCACAAAATGTCACCAGTACCTCCCAGACCTTCCTCCATCTGCCGGAGGGAAGTGGAAGCTATCGTAATGAAGAAATGCTCTGATTCGCAGCATTCACTGGCTTCTTATTCATCTGAGCAGCACAGTGTGAAGGCTCAGAATGCAGGAGGGACATGCAATAAGGGACCATTCGTCCTTGCCATGTCCAAAATGGACATGAAGTGAATCCTCACTTGACTGAGTCATTTCCCACTGAATGGCCCCACCAAGAGAACTTATGAACCGCTGAGAAAGGAGAAAAGCACATGAAAATAAGAAATTGCTCTTTGCTGAGGGTCAGAcatccctttgggattaataaagtattctgaaagCGAAACTTGAAGTGCTGTGAACTGGAATCTTCTTGCGATCAGCACCGAGCTACCTCAGATGTTGCCTGTCTCTGACTGTGTGAGCAGATTGTGCTCTGAGAGACGACCCATTTATTCAAGGCTCAAATGTGAATGACGGAAAAAGATGTCCTTCTAGATTTCTGCTCTGATGCTTGGTCATTGTggaagtatttattttacactgcaTGAGGTAATTGAGTCACCCGTGCCTTTCTCTTAAAACTGCATCGAACCCGGTCCTTGTGAGTAATCGTGAGGCTGTGTGCTGCCTTTGTATGG is drawn from Brachionichthys hirsutus isolate HB-005 unplaced genomic scaffold, CSIRO-AGI_Bhir_v1 contig_711, whole genome shotgun sequence and contains these coding sequences:
- the ptger4a gene encoding prostaglandin E receptor 4 (subtype EP4) a, whose translation is MRTNHSAAGRTAMVPTIPSVMFVFGVVGNVIAVVVLCKSRKEQKESSFYALVRGLAVTDLLGTLLASPVTLALYAQGAWPGEEPLCQYFGFTMLFFSLSGLSIICAMSVERYVAINHPYVYNDHADQRLAGLSLLVIYVSNALFCALPIAGFGRVRKQYPQTWCFLEWRSNRTSDAAYSFMYAGFSSLLILATVVCNVMVCVALIRMHRRFVRRTSLGTDVVRSFGRLAGAEIQMVILLIGTSAVVLICSIPLVAQVFWNQLYKPPVELRLDRNPDLRAIRFASFNPILDPWIYILLRKAVLLKVIEKVKCLFCMVGAQRQQRQGNFNCIDGYQLSLVTPKRDSHSLASHSPQNVTSTSQTFLHLPEGSGSYRNEEML